A portion of the Streptomyces rishiriensis genome contains these proteins:
- a CDS encoding type 1 glutamine amidotransferase domain-containing protein: protein MRVLIPLPDHDFDVTEVAVPWHILRDAGHEVIFATESAGTIPEADPRLLTGVMFGRMGAEPDAKSIYMRLVRSGGFASTLGWNEIEPGEFDGLILPGGHAPGMRQFLESELLQEKVSKFWSLNRPVGAICHGVLVLARTRDPATQKSVLALRNTTCLPKYLERAAYFLTSWRLGKYYRTSPLYVEDEVRAALEKPDEQFRRGNVIFSKRGTMADDSAAFVVRDENYVSARWPGDAYLFARRFEDLLESRPVRGS from the coding sequence ATGCGCGTGCTCATACCGCTTCCCGACCATGACTTCGATGTGACTGAAGTTGCGGTCCCCTGGCACATCCTCAGGGATGCCGGGCATGAGGTAATTTTTGCCACTGAGTCCGCAGGAACGATACCTGAAGCTGATCCGCGTCTATTGACAGGTGTGATGTTCGGCCGGATGGGGGCCGAGCCGGATGCCAAATCCATTTATATGCGCTTGGTGCGGTCCGGAGGATTTGCCTCGACGCTTGGATGGAACGAAATCGAACCCGGCGAATTTGATGGCCTTATCTTGCCCGGTGGGCATGCGCCCGGTATGCGACAGTTTCTCGAATCCGAACTGCTGCAGGAGAAGGTTTCGAAATTCTGGTCGCTGAATCGGCCTGTGGGTGCGATCTGCCACGGGGTTCTGGTCCTCGCGCGTACAAGAGACCCTGCTACTCAAAAAAGCGTCCTGGCCCTCCGAAACACAACATGTCTTCCCAAATATCTGGAACGAGCCGCCTACTTTCTGACATCGTGGCGGCTCGGCAAATACTACCGGACATCACCGCTTTATGTTGAGGACGAAGTCAGAGCTGCGCTCGAAAAACCTGACGAGCAGTTCCGGCGAGGGAATGTCATTTTCTCCAAGAGAGGGACCATGGCCGATGACTCGGCAGCGTTCGTCGTGCGCGACGAGAATTACGTGTCGGCACGCTGGCCCGGCGACGCCTATCTCTTTGCCCGCCGCTTCGAGGACCTGCTCGAGTCGAGGCCAGTACGCGGCTCGTGA
- a CDS encoding sigma-70 family RNA polymerase sigma factor, whose protein sequence is MNTPETALKSPAIGSDLLDAMMAEHAPAVIAYAEKILRDRHLAEDIAQEAFIRAWPHTERLCSTAGSIRGWLLTVTRNLIIDRSRSSMARKEVVGAQGQETMLPDHAESIATSIEILALLHGLTHEHREVVLHLYVFEHSVRETAALIGIPVGTVKSRHHYALNALRSSFAREQDPSV, encoded by the coding sequence ATGAACACACCTGAGACTGCCCTCAAGAGCCCCGCAATCGGCTCCGACCTGCTGGACGCCATGATGGCCGAGCACGCCCCCGCTGTCATCGCCTACGCGGAGAAAATTCTCCGGGATCGACACCTGGCGGAGGACATCGCCCAGGAGGCATTCATCCGGGCGTGGCCGCACACGGAACGGCTCTGTTCCACCGCCGGCTCCATCCGCGGCTGGCTGCTGACCGTGACCCGCAACCTGATCATCGACCGATCACGCAGTTCCATGGCGCGTAAAGAAGTGGTCGGGGCGCAAGGGCAAGAGACGATGCTGCCAGATCACGCCGAATCCATCGCTACCTCGATAGAGATTCTCGCACTGCTGCACGGCCTCACCCATGAACACCGGGAGGTCGTCCTGCATCTCTATGTGTTCGAGCACAGTGTGCGGGAAACCGCCGCACTGATCGGCATACCCGTCGGCACCGTGAAATCTCGCCATCATTACGCGCTCAACGCCCTCAGATCAAGCTTCGCCAGAGAACAAGACCCATCAGTCTGA
- a CDS encoding anti-sigma factor family protein, translating into MTTQEHSHDVLLGAHALGLLDADERARLEEQIEACEVCQVELADLRALEAELGEVPPEFFLDGPPEDGDLLLQRTLRQARQEHTVIQRRRTLVTGLVAAALAGVLLSGGYLAGQTHTSPDTLASRSAEDPGDATWTGSATDPATRATMKATLTPAAGWVRVDATVAGLQPGEKCRLIVLSTTGEREIAGSWVVADHQPTTQGDSQNLSGSAAIPIDHVKSLIVENDQGKHYVDVGV; encoded by the coding sequence GTGACCACGCAGGAGCACTCCCATGACGTACTGCTCGGCGCCCACGCGCTGGGCCTGCTCGACGCCGACGAGCGAGCCAGGCTTGAGGAACAGATCGAGGCGTGCGAGGTATGCCAAGTGGAGCTGGCCGATCTGAGGGCACTCGAGGCCGAACTCGGGGAGGTACCGCCTGAGTTCTTCCTGGACGGGCCGCCCGAGGACGGCGATCTGCTGCTCCAGCGCACCCTGCGCCAGGCACGTCAGGAACACACGGTCATCCAGCGCCGCAGGACGCTCGTGACCGGCCTCGTCGCCGCGGCCCTGGCCGGCGTACTGCTCAGCGGCGGATACCTCGCAGGCCAGACACACACCTCCCCCGACACCCTCGCGTCCAGGTCCGCCGAAGACCCCGGCGACGCGACCTGGACAGGCTCCGCGACGGACCCGGCGACCCGGGCCACGATGAAAGCGACCCTGACACCGGCCGCGGGATGGGTCCGCGTCGACGCCACGGTCGCCGGACTCCAGCCCGGCGAGAAATGCCGGCTGATCGTCCTGTCGACCACAGGCGAGCGCGAGATCGCCGGCAGCTGGGTAGTGGCAGACCACCAGCCCACGACACAAGGCGACAGCCAAAACCTCTCCGGCTCCGCCGCCATACCCATCGACCACGTGAAATCCCTGATCGTAGAGAACGACCAAGGAAAACACTACGTCGACGTAGGAGTCTGA
- a CDS encoding sigma-70 family RNA polymerase sigma factor: MAILRPRATKATSHEAVIRALYAEHGRALLAYATRLTGDRLIAEDVVQETLIRAWRHPEVVSNPQGSLRGWLITVTRNLVADRYRARAARPTEVAESETTVPVQQDHSDNVVESIVLMDALAQLKPDQRNVLMEVYYHGRSAAEAAVRLGIPEGTVKSRAHHALKALRKVYVGKPGSDVQLRKVAV; this comes from the coding sequence ATGGCGATCCTGCGGCCGCGTGCCACAAAAGCCACGAGTCACGAAGCGGTCATCAGGGCTCTGTACGCGGAGCACGGCCGGGCACTGCTGGCGTACGCGACGCGTCTGACGGGTGACCGGCTGATAGCGGAGGACGTGGTCCAGGAGACCCTGATCCGTGCGTGGCGCCATCCGGAGGTCGTGTCCAACCCGCAGGGGTCGTTGCGGGGGTGGCTGATCACGGTGACCCGCAACCTCGTCGCGGACCGCTACCGTGCCAGGGCCGCCCGTCCGACGGAGGTGGCGGAGAGCGAGACGACGGTCCCGGTGCAGCAGGACCACTCAGACAACGTCGTCGAGTCGATCGTCTTGATGGATGCTCTCGCCCAGCTCAAGCCCGACCAGCGGAACGTCTTGATGGAGGTCTACTATCACGGGCGCAGTGCCGCCGAGGCCGCGGTACGGCTCGGCATCCCGGAGGGTACCGTCAAGTCCCGGGCCCATCACGCTCTGAAAGCCCTGCGCAAGGTGTATGTGGGCAAGCCCGGCAGCGACGTCCAGCTTCGGAAGGTGGCAGTGTGA
- a CDS encoding peptidoglycan recognition protein family protein → MKRTSFPITAVGLTWTGSPRGVRLRLIDRSGRPGAWQDVTAGCPCGKDTEILGTKSTTPPNRALVPAHGSYGYQLDVDPGVKVVEAIAIDAGRLGRKQRPTPSDTPSKSDPAKTPGTSGSGALAFPPPGLMLRADWGADEAKRLTADGRESSPTRFTQIQAITVHHTATPVDDPDPAATVRAIYEQHATSNDWGDIGYNFLIDHQGTVYEGRYSGTDGIPAHNADDEVVTAFHTFGFNPGNIGIALLGDFNKEQPPPRMRDALVRLTASLAARHKLDPLAGITYLSPTSGKSTGGPALGGHQDWTSTECPGSAEYLDLPTVRERVAQLTL, encoded by the coding sequence GTGAAGCGGACCTCCTTCCCGATCACAGCGGTCGGCCTCACCTGGACCGGTTCACCGCGCGGGGTGCGGCTGCGGCTGATCGACCGCAGCGGCAGGCCTGGTGCCTGGCAGGACGTCACCGCCGGATGCCCTTGCGGGAAAGACACCGAGATCTTGGGCACGAAATCGACAACCCCGCCGAACCGAGCGCTCGTACCGGCTCACGGCAGCTACGGCTACCAGCTCGACGTCGACCCCGGGGTGAAGGTCGTCGAGGCGATCGCCATCGACGCGGGACGCCTCGGGAGAAAGCAGCGACCCACTCCGTCGGACACCCCGTCGAAAAGCGACCCGGCGAAGACCCCCGGCACCTCGGGCTCGGGCGCTCTCGCCTTCCCGCCGCCCGGCCTGATGCTTCGCGCGGATTGGGGTGCCGACGAGGCGAAGCGCCTGACCGCGGACGGGCGTGAGTCGTCGCCCACCCGCTTCACCCAGATACAGGCGATCACCGTCCATCACACCGCCACGCCCGTGGACGACCCCGACCCCGCCGCCACCGTACGAGCCATCTACGAACAGCACGCCACCTCGAACGACTGGGGCGACATCGGTTACAACTTTCTGATCGACCACCAGGGCACCGTCTACGAAGGCCGATACAGCGGCACGGATGGCATACCCGCACACAACGCGGACGACGAGGTCGTCACCGCATTCCACACCTTCGGTTTCAACCCCGGGAACATTGGCATCGCCCTGCTGGGGGACTTCAACAAGGAACAGCCGCCACCCCGGATGCGTGACGCCCTGGTCCGGCTGACGGCCTCCCTCGCCGCGCGGCACAAGCTGGATCCGCTTGCCGGCATCACCTACCTCAGTCCCACCAGCGGCAAGTCCACCGGCGGACCCGCCCTCGGCGGCCACCAGGACTGGACATCCACCGAATGTCCCGGCTCAGCCGAGTATCTGGACCTCCCGACCGTGCGTGAACGGGTGGCTCAGCTCACCCTGTGA
- a CDS encoding AfsR/SARP family transcriptional regulator translates to MNEELRFALLGPVRAWRGLDEIDLGPPQQRLVVAALLLADGSPVPSCELVSAVWGVRVPASAAGVLRTYIHRLRKALEPAGASATSVIRYTGSGYQLLTAPGQSDLAAFRELVSRAEGARRAGDTEHAAEAMREALALWRGTALAGVAGEYAQTQRQRLGELRLSAQASLAAAELDLGLPEKAAAELTGLVSQYPLDERFRELLMLALYRSGRQAAALETYREAQTLLADELGVDPSLGLQVTYRHVLRADPALLTPSAAAARPAPAAPRAPAPQFAAATVVPAQLPLGIGTFVGRTAELDEIAGLPSDGAATVIAVAGMAGVGKTAFAVHWARRIADRYPGGQLYLNLRGYDPAGMPVGPEAALRTLLISLGADPGALPRDMDALAALYRTLLADRRVLVLLDNARDAAQIRPLLPGTSGCLAIVTSRNRLTGLIALNGAHPVNLDVLTKHEARALLASRLGHDRIAAEPNAVDEIVTRCARLPLALAVTAARAATRTPFPLAVVAAELQEHARSLDAFHDTDTAADIRAVFSWSYHALTPGAARLFRLLALHPGPQVTLLSAASLVAVPVSHARKLLSELLETHLLGEPVAGRYTAHDLLRAYAAELTQTLDSPDEARTVRHRLLDHYLHTARTALALTAERALIPMGPAVDGVCIEDFGGDTVKATRWFAAEQAALLAAVELAAIHHYDVHCWQLAWSMANQLHWRGLSKEMEAVHHTAMAAARRLDDRVAQAHIHNGLATATAGLGRFNEAEAHARHAIELSVEAGDTHACAESYRTLAWSAEQQGEPEASLTAAQRFLAFLRMHDDLDADDSRGSRALAAALNAVGWCHALLGQHQQALEHSQQALVLCQELDCVTGSAQTWDSIGSAHHNLGQYELAVTAYRSALGLYRRGGFPWLTADILKRLGDTHLSLGDPRAARAVWNDGLCILEQLNHADIEGLRARLHGLGGSADLPEPDTASDEARLALPPQPNNM, encoded by the coding sequence TTGAACGAGGAGTTGCGGTTTGCGCTGCTAGGGCCCGTCAGGGCGTGGCGGGGTCTGGACGAGATCGACCTCGGTCCCCCGCAGCAGAGGTTGGTTGTGGCGGCGCTGCTCCTGGCCGACGGTTCACCGGTGCCCTCGTGTGAACTGGTCAGCGCGGTGTGGGGTGTCAGGGTGCCGGCGTCGGCCGCGGGTGTGTTGCGCACGTACATTCACCGGCTGCGCAAGGCGCTGGAGCCTGCCGGAGCCTCGGCAACGTCGGTGATCCGCTACACGGGGAGCGGCTACCAGCTCCTGACAGCTCCCGGCCAGTCGGACCTCGCAGCCTTCCGCGAATTGGTCTCCCGAGCCGAAGGAGCCCGACGGGCGGGAGACACCGAGCATGCAGCCGAGGCTATGCGGGAGGCACTGGCTCTGTGGCGAGGGACGGCGCTGGCCGGAGTTGCCGGCGAGTACGCGCAAACCCAGAGGCAACGGCTCGGTGAGTTGCGTCTGTCCGCGCAGGCCTCTCTTGCCGCTGCCGAACTGGACCTCGGATTGCCTGAGAAGGCTGCCGCGGAACTGACCGGACTGGTGTCCCAGTATCCGCTGGACGAGCGATTCCGGGAGTTGCTGATGCTCGCCCTGTACCGGTCAGGTCGCCAGGCAGCAGCCCTTGAGACCTACCGGGAGGCGCAGACGCTGCTCGCGGACGAGCTCGGAGTCGATCCCAGCCTTGGTCTGCAAGTTACGTACCGGCACGTCCTGCGTGCCGATCCCGCACTCCTCACTCCGTCGGCCGCCGCGGCCAGGCCCGCCCCTGCGGCACCTCGGGCTCCCGCCCCGCAATTCGCCGCCGCCACAGTCGTTCCGGCGCAACTCCCCCTCGGTATCGGAACGTTCGTCGGCAGGACTGCGGAGTTGGACGAGATCGCCGGGCTCCCTTCGGACGGGGCTGCGACGGTCATTGCCGTCGCGGGAATGGCCGGCGTGGGCAAGACCGCCTTCGCAGTTCACTGGGCCCGCCGGATCGCCGACCGTTATCCCGGCGGCCAGCTCTATCTGAACCTACGCGGTTACGACCCGGCCGGTATGCCGGTCGGTCCGGAAGCCGCGCTGCGAACTCTGCTGATATCGCTGGGCGCCGATCCGGGCGCCCTGCCGAGGGACATGGACGCGCTCGCCGCGCTGTACCGCACTCTCCTCGCCGACAGACGGGTACTCGTGCTGCTGGACAATGCCCGCGACGCCGCACAGATACGGCCCCTGTTGCCCGGAACATCTGGCTGCCTCGCCATCGTCACCAGCCGCAACCGGCTCACCGGACTCATAGCCCTCAACGGCGCCCACCCCGTCAACCTCGATGTCCTCACCAAGCACGAGGCCCGCGCCCTCCTCGCAAGTCGCCTCGGCCATGACCGTATCGCTGCCGAACCGAACGCGGTCGACGAGATTGTCACCCGCTGTGCCCGGCTTCCCCTGGCCCTGGCCGTCACCGCTGCCCGCGCGGCCACCCGAACTCCTTTCCCCCTTGCCGTCGTCGCAGCGGAACTGCAGGAACACGCCAGGAGTCTCGACGCCTTCCACGACACCGACACCGCAGCCGACATCCGTGCCGTCTTCTCCTGGTCGTACCACGCTCTCACCCCCGGGGCAGCTCGCCTGTTCCGTCTCCTCGCCCTGCACCCGGGACCCCAGGTCACTCTCCTTTCCGCCGCCAGCCTGGTCGCCGTCCCCGTGTCGCATGCCAGGAAGCTCCTCTCCGAACTGCTCGAGACCCACCTCCTCGGCGAACCTGTCGCCGGCCGCTACACGGCCCATGACCTGCTGCGCGCCTATGCGGCCGAACTCACCCAGACCCTCGATTCACCCGACGAGGCGCGGACCGTACGTCACCGCCTTCTCGACCACTACCTGCACACCGCCCGCACGGCACTGGCCTTGACCGCCGAACGCGCACTGATCCCGATGGGCCCCGCGGTCGATGGGGTGTGCATCGAGGATTTCGGCGGCGACACCGTGAAGGCCACGCGATGGTTCGCCGCAGAGCAGGCGGCGCTCCTCGCCGCCGTGGAACTGGCCGCCATCCACCACTACGACGTCCACTGCTGGCAACTCGCCTGGTCCATGGCCAACCAACTGCACTGGCGGGGATTGTCGAAGGAGATGGAGGCCGTGCATCACACCGCCATGGCCGCAGCGCGTCGGCTGGACGACCGGGTTGCCCAAGCTCACATCCACAACGGTCTCGCTACCGCCACGGCAGGTCTGGGACGCTTCAACGAGGCGGAGGCGCATGCCCGTCATGCCATCGAACTGTCCGTCGAGGCCGGCGACACACATGCCTGCGCCGAGAGCTATCGCACGTTGGCCTGGTCTGCTGAGCAGCAAGGCGAGCCCGAAGCCTCACTCACCGCCGCTCAGCGGTTCCTCGCGTTCCTCCGAATGCACGACGATCTGGATGCCGACGACAGCCGTGGCTCACGCGCACTGGCCGCAGCGCTCAACGCGGTCGGATGGTGCCACGCACTGCTCGGACAGCATCAGCAGGCCCTCGAGCACAGCCAACAGGCCCTCGTACTGTGCCAGGAGCTCGACTGCGTCACCGGGTCCGCGCAGACCTGGGACAGCATCGGCAGCGCCCACCACAACCTCGGCCAATACGAGCTGGCTGTCACCGCCTACCGCAGCGCCCTCGGTCTCTACCGGCGGGGCGGCTTCCCCTGGCTGACCGCCGACATCCTCAAACGCCTCGGGGACACGCACCTGAGCCTGGGCGACCCTCGTGCGGCTCGCGCAGTGTGGAACGACGGGCTCTGCATCTTGGAACAACTCAACCACGCTGATATCGAGGGCCTCCGTGCCAGGCTGCACGGGCTCGGTGGATCAGCCGATCTGCCGGAGCCGGACACGGCATCCGACGAGGCACGGTTGGCCCTTCCTCCACAGCCCAACAACATGTGA